One genomic region from Nostoc sphaeroides encodes:
- a CDS encoding Eco57I restriction-modification methylase domain-containing protein, protein MPVLELQESILNSLQNLKSLDALKKLFWSQLNYERVNKELSRRKLTDVVANELIDEPLLLASGGANNAFHVIYARLSSEDLSRQGERRVIDYLLKEHPYALFVFSNKLRSQWHFINVKYDNTLQKRKLFRRITVGEGEQLRTATERISLLDLEKHPNASPLDIQTIHDEAFDVEAVTQEFFREYRKTFEKVEGLIEWNTDKERKRLFTQKLFNRLMFIGFIQKKGWLKFQGSIDYLSALWEAYLKDDSTSNKNFYKDRLSHLFFLGLNNPQQYDIANINNGGLLKDLIGHVPYLNGGLFEQDEDDKNHEIIVSDECIDSIIHNLFQRFAFTVTESTPLDVEVAVDPEMLGKVFEELVTGRHESGSYYTPKPIVSFMCREALKGYLKTQILGEVSNSISEFVDEHHPDNIKNPEAILEALRRVKCCDLAAGSGAYILGMLHELLDLRQCLFANKGLDSNTVYQRKLDIIENNLYGVDIDIFAVNIARLRLWLSLAVEYEGDNPPPLPNLKYKIEAGDSLIAPSPATTGVIRHEFISQFCQKKAEYMRTHEGGKKQKLEQEINDLKTQIALITHGSTQVAGFDWAVEFAEVFADGGFDIQVANPPYVRQELIKHLKPTLQKVYPAVYTGTADLYCFFYARALQLLKSGGMLTFISPNKWFRAKYGDKLKKHIAETCDIHSITDFGELPVFKTAATFPMIFISQNSKNANTPSTFTQVKTLNSPYPNVLEVIRENGQNLPNDALQGSNWTLTDSNSANRLRKMEAAGIPLDEYVNGKIYSGIKTGFNKAFHIDGETRKKLILQDPKSVDIIKPLAVGDNVRKWKINYQDKWLIFTRRGIDINTYPAIKAYLTLRRTQLEPKPCDWPVSKEWLGRKSGSYKWYEIQDNIAYYAEFNKPKIIFPDIAKESRFTLELKGIYADMTAFIIPLNDLYLLGILNSSHVWNYLCQIAAVLGDSEKGGRVRLKRTYIKKIPIPTVSNTEREAISKLVQKCLDAKGVNCEKWEKEIDERVAALYGL, encoded by the coding sequence ATGCCTGTATTAGAACTGCAAGAGTCTATATTAAATTCACTTCAAAACCTGAAAAGTCTTGATGCACTCAAAAAATTGTTTTGGAGTCAATTAAACTACGAACGAGTAAATAAAGAACTTTCTCGGCGAAAATTGACTGATGTAGTTGCTAATGAACTGATAGATGAACCCTTGTTATTAGCGTCTGGTGGTGCTAATAATGCTTTTCACGTTATTTATGCGCGTTTGAGTTCAGAAGACTTATCAAGACAAGGTGAAAGAAGAGTCATTGATTATCTTTTAAAAGAACATCCTTACGCACTATTTGTATTTTCTAACAAATTGCGATCGCAGTGGCACTTTATCAATGTAAAATATGACAATACCCTGCAAAAACGCAAGCTATTCCGGCGCATTACCGTTGGAGAAGGCGAACAATTACGCACAGCCACAGAAAGAATCAGTCTGTTAGATTTAGAAAAACATCCAAATGCATCACCCTTAGATATTCAGACAATTCATGATGAGGCGTTTGATGTTGAAGCTGTCACCCAAGAATTTTTTAGAGAGTATCGTAAAACCTTTGAGAAAGTCGAAGGATTAATTGAGTGGAACACAGACAAGGAACGTAAACGCTTATTCACCCAAAAGTTATTTAACCGTCTCATGTTCATTGGATTTATCCAGAAAAAAGGTTGGCTAAAATTCCAAGGAAGCATAGATTATCTATCAGCTTTGTGGGAAGCTTATCTAAAAGATGATAGTACATCAAATAAAAACTTTTATAAAGATAGACTTTCTCACCTATTCTTTTTAGGATTGAATAATCCGCAACAATATGATATAGCAAATATTAATAATGGAGGTTTACTGAAAGACCTGATTGGTCATGTACCCTACCTCAACGGTGGTTTATTTGAACAAGATGAAGATGATAAAAATCATGAAATTATAGTTTCAGATGAATGTATAGACAGTATTATTCATAACCTATTTCAACGTTTTGCTTTCACCGTCACCGAGAGTACACCGCTAGATGTAGAGGTAGCAGTTGACCCAGAAATGTTAGGCAAAGTATTCGAGGAACTCGTAACAGGGAGGCATGAATCTGGCAGTTATTATACACCAAAACCGATAGTTTCGTTTATGTGTCGTGAGGCACTAAAGGGATATCTAAAAACCCAGATATTAGGAGAAGTCAGTAATAGTATATCAGAATTTGTAGATGAACATCATCCAGATAATATTAAGAATCCAGAAGCAATTTTAGAAGCATTGCGCCGCGTCAAGTGTTGCGACTTAGCGGCTGGAAGCGGTGCTTATATACTCGGAATGCTTCATGAGTTATTAGATTTGCGTCAATGTTTATTTGCTAACAAAGGTCTAGATTCTAATACTGTATATCAGCGCAAATTAGATATTATTGAAAATAATCTTTACGGTGTAGATATTGACATTTTTGCAGTCAATATTGCTCGGTTAAGGTTGTGGCTATCGCTAGCTGTAGAGTATGAGGGTGATAATCCGCCACCATTACCCAACTTAAAATATAAAATTGAAGCGGGAGATAGTTTGATTGCACCTAGCCCTGCAACAACGGGAGTGATTAGACATGAGTTTATCAGCCAATTTTGTCAGAAAAAAGCTGAGTACATGCGAACTCATGAAGGGGGTAAGAAGCAGAAGTTAGAGCAAGAAATTAATGATTTAAAAACTCAAATTGCACTAATTACTCATGGTAGCACTCAAGTTGCAGGGTTTGATTGGGCGGTAGAGTTTGCAGAAGTATTTGCAGATGGTGGTTTTGATATTCAGGTAGCGAATCCGCCTTATGTAAGACAGGAATTGATTAAACATTTAAAGCCAACACTACAAAAAGTGTATCCGGCTGTTTATACTGGGACGGCTGATTTATATTGTTTCTTTTATGCCCGTGCTTTGCAACTTTTAAAGTCAGGTGGAATGTTAACGTTTATTTCTCCTAACAAGTGGTTTCGCGCTAAGTATGGGGATAAGCTAAAAAAGCACATTGCTGAAACTTGTGATATTCACAGTATTACAGACTTTGGAGAGTTACCAGTTTTTAAAACTGCTGCGACTTTTCCAATGATTTTCATTAGCCAAAATAGTAAAAATGCTAATACTCCAAGTACATTTACACAGGTAAAAACGTTAAATTCGCCATATCCTAACGTACTTGAAGTTATTAGAGAGAATGGACAAAATTTGCCTAATGATGCTTTACAAGGTTCAAACTGGACACTGACAGATAGTAATTCTGCCAATCGACTACGAAAAATGGAAGCGGCAGGAATTCCATTAGATGAGTATGTCAATGGTAAAATTTATTCTGGCATAAAAACAGGCTTTAATAAAGCCTTTCATATTGATGGAGAGACACGAAAAAAATTAATTTTACAAGATCCTAAAAGTGTAGATATTATTAAGCCATTAGCTGTAGGTGATAACGTTCGCAAATGGAAAATTAACTATCAGGATAAATGGCTAATTTTTACTCGAAGAGGTATTGATATAAATACTTATCCAGCTATCAAAGCCTATCTCACCCTGCGGCGAACACAGTTAGAGCCAAAACCTTGTGATTGGCCTGTCTCAAAAGAATGGTTAGGTAGAAAATCAGGTTCTTATAAATGGTATGAAATACAAGATAATATTGCCTATTATGCTGAGTTTAATAAACCTAAAATTATTTTTCCTGATATTGCCAAAGAATCAAGATTTACTCTTGAATTAAAAGGAATTTATGCTGATATGACTGCCTTTATTATTCCTTTAAACGACTTGTATTTACTTGGCATCTTGAACTCTAGCCATGTATGGAACTATCTTTGCCAAATAGCTGCTGTTTTAGGAGATTCAGAAAAAGGTGGACGTGTTCGTCTTAAACGTACATATATAAAGAAAATTCCGATACCAACTGTCTCTAATACAGAACGCGAAGCCATATCTAAACTAGTCCAAAAATGCCTAGATGCAAAAGGCGTTAACTGTGAAAAATGGGAGAAAGAAATAGATGAACGAGTCGCCGCCCTTTATGGACTGTAA
- the moaC gene encoding cyclic pyranopterin monophosphate synthase MoaC — translation MAQDNFPSNFANLTHLDRQGQAQMVDVSDKAPTIRQAVAAANVRMLPATFAAIQAGNVPKGDVLATARLAGIMAAKQTANLIPLCHPLPLQKIAVEIIPDPQLPGYQIQATVKTKAETGVEMEALTAVSVAALTLYDMAKALEKSIQIESIRLISKSGGKSADYSSPEQ, via the coding sequence ATGGCGCAAGATAATTTTCCATCTAATTTTGCCAACTTAACCCATCTAGATCGCCAAGGGCAGGCGCAGATGGTAGATGTGTCTGATAAAGCACCTACCATCCGTCAAGCAGTAGCCGCAGCCAATGTGCGGATGCTGCCAGCCACCTTCGCTGCCATTCAAGCCGGAAATGTCCCAAAAGGGGATGTGTTGGCAACTGCAAGATTGGCTGGGATTATGGCAGCCAAGCAAACAGCCAATTTAATTCCTCTGTGTCATCCGTTGCCTTTACAAAAAATCGCAGTCGAAATTATACCCGATCCCCAACTACCTGGTTATCAAATTCAAGCCACAGTCAAAACTAAAGCTGAAACTGGTGTCGAGATGGAAGCCCTAACTGCCGTTTCTGTGGCTGCCCTGACTTTATACGATATGGCAAAAGCCTTAGAAAAGTCGATTCAAATTGAATCAATTCGTTTAATTAGTAAGAGTGGCGGTAAATCAGCAGATTATTCCTCACCAGAGCAATAA
- a CDS encoding Uma2 family endonuclease has protein sequence MQSSVNFLTVEEYLKAEESSEIRHEYLGGQIFAMAGASEEHNLIAGNIIALLRPHLRGSSCRAFVSDMKVKVQTKKADIFYYPDIVVTSDPQDNERYFKTRPNLIIEVLSASTEITDRREKLLNYRTLENLQEYVLVSQDEIKVEVYHQDAQGNWSVQTLGKGNNLELNSIGLTLTMADIYEDVLTV, from the coding sequence ATGCAATCCTCTGTAAACTTCCTCACCGTTGAAGAATATCTCAAAGCCGAAGAATCTAGCGAAATTCGCCATGAATATCTCGGTGGACAAATCTTCGCAATGGCGGGTGCTAGCGAAGAACATAATCTCATAGCAGGTAACATCATCGCCTTATTACGTCCTCACCTGCGCGGGAGTTCTTGTCGTGCTTTTGTTTCAGATATGAAAGTCAAAGTTCAGACAAAAAAAGCTGACATATTCTACTATCCCGACATAGTAGTTACCTCCGACCCTCAAGACAATGAAAGATATTTTAAAACCCGTCCTAACTTAATTATAGAAGTGCTATCAGCAAGCACAGAAATAACAGACAGACGAGAAAAACTTCTTAATTACCGAACATTAGAAAACTTGCAAGAATATGTATTAGTTTCTCAAGATGAAATCAAAGTAGAAGTTTATCACCAGGATGCTCAAGGAAATTGGTCAGTGCAAACATTAGGCAAAGGTAATAACCTAGAATTAAACTCAATAGGGTTAACCCTAACAATGGCAGATATTTACGAAGATGTCCTAACTGTATAA
- a CDS encoding metallophosphoesterase, protein MTSAPQLLTDPFLQLPTDTSVQVVWFTEFAGVNHTVTYGENLKQTAKANTTKLSRTREDQESRVANQIKDGQVYQKPVWRDIWRHEAEVIGLTPGLRVNYRITSVREDGETVNSDVFTLAATPKADTPLKILLTSDHQLKPMTAANLQKVVETVGRVDGVWFAGDLVNVSDRASEWFDDNSGSALFPGLQGRAKYDMTHDGVKTTYTGGQIIQHAPMFTCIGNHEVMGRFARTGSLNDEFDDTIPRAVAQRIYREKSLIDNSFNTNTYEEIFSLPKSKEGGKKYYAVSFGDVRLVVLYATNMWRTPSLNGKHKGRYREAERDLNNPEDWGYGQVIYEPIAKGSKQYNWLEAELNSPEFKQAKYKVVMFHHPPHTLGDNIVPAYTEPVQIIERDDNNIKAVRYEYPKDADYIIRDVVPILETANVQLVFYGHSHLWNRFVSPSGMHFLETSNVGNTYGAAWGDRKREVPIGYQEDYVKLGDPNGLEPIVPTISPLLGEDGKAMPYISSNDITVFSIFDTGAGTISSYRFDTRKPDSEVLKFDEFKLK, encoded by the coding sequence ATGACATCAGCACCCCAATTGCTCACCGACCCATTTTTACAACTGCCAACTGATACCTCAGTGCAAGTAGTTTGGTTTACAGAGTTTGCTGGTGTTAATCACACAGTAACCTACGGTGAAAATCTTAAACAAACTGCTAAGGCAAATACTACCAAACTCAGTCGCACTCGTGAAGACCAGGAGTCAAGAGTTGCAAACCAAATCAAAGATGGACAAGTTTATCAAAAACCCGTCTGGCGTGATATTTGGCGACATGAGGCTGAGGTGATTGGGTTAACTCCTGGTTTGCGGGTAAATTATCGCATTACGAGTGTGCGAGAAGACGGCGAAACTGTTAACAGTGATGTTTTTACCCTCGCAGCTACTCCAAAAGCGGATACACCACTAAAAATTTTACTCACCTCTGACCATCAATTAAAGCCGATGACGGCAGCAAATCTGCAAAAGGTGGTAGAAACGGTTGGACGGGTTGATGGGGTGTGGTTTGCCGGTGATTTGGTGAATGTTAGCGATCGCGCCTCAGAATGGTTTGATGATAACAGTGGTAGTGCATTGTTTCCCGGTCTACAAGGTCGTGCTAAATATGACATGACACACGACGGTGTTAAGACTACCTACACTGGTGGACAAATAATTCAACATGCACCCATGTTTACTTGCATTGGCAATCATGAAGTGATGGGGCGATTTGCCAGAACAGGAAGTTTAAATGATGAATTTGATGATACAATTCCCCGTGCCGTTGCTCAAAGAATCTATCGGGAGAAATCTTTAATAGATAATTCTTTTAATACTAATACCTACGAGGAGATTTTCTCTTTACCAAAAAGTAAAGAGGGTGGAAAAAAGTATTATGCAGTCAGTTTTGGTGATGTGCGTTTGGTGGTACTGTACGCTACGAATATGTGGCGGACTCCCAGTTTAAATGGAAAGCATAAGGGTAGATATCGAGAAGCCGAAAGGGATTTAAATAATCCTGAAGATTGGGGTTATGGACAGGTAATTTATGAGCCAATTGCTAAAGGCAGCAAGCAGTATAATTGGCTAGAGGCAGAACTCAATAGCCCTGAGTTTAAACAAGCAAAATACAAAGTTGTGATGTTCCATCATCCACCCCATACTCTGGGTGATAATATAGTTCCTGCTTATACAGAACCAGTTCAAATAATTGAACGGGATGATAATAATATTAAAGCAGTGCGTTATGAGTACCCGAAAGATGCAGATTACATTATCCGCGATGTTGTACCAATACTTGAAACAGCTAATGTGCAATTGGTATTCTATGGGCATTCCCATTTGTGGAACCGCTTTGTTAGTCCCAGTGGAATGCACTTTCTAGAAACATCTAATGTAGGTAATACTTATGGCGCTGCTTGGGGTGATAGAAAGCGAGAAGTGCCAATTGGATATCAAGAGGATTATGTTAAGCTTGGTGATCCTAATGGGTTAGAACCGATAGTGCCAACAATTTCCCCTTTATTGGGTGAAGATGGAAAGGCAATGCCTTATATTTCGAGTAATGATATTACGGTTTTTAGTATCTTTGATACGGGGGCGGGTACGATAAGTAGTTATCGTTTTGATACTCGTAAACCTGATTCGGAAGTATTGAAGTTTGATGAGTTTAAGTTGAAATAG
- a CDS encoding serine hydrolase — MIFFNKDEQLENLGNGILDATWAEFPTLARNQIALTWVVYDPPVLVNTGGALTPNAFWDHPVRGFTYRGVERIYPASVVKLFYLVAVNEWLEKGMTNTSKELERALRDMIVDSSNDATSLVVDILSGTTSGPELPTGPFETWKYQRNIVNRYYQSLGWEEMETINVCQKTWGDGPYGRERAFAGELLENRNMLTTNAIARLLHSIVGGVAVSSGRSQAMMALLKRNLNDLPTDTEENQVTGFLGSGLPENAQIWSKAGWTSQVRHDAAYIEIPEQRPYLLVVFTEGKAQAKSRDILPFVSKLIADAIASL; from the coding sequence ATGATTTTTTTTAATAAAGACGAACAACTGGAAAATCTTGGCAATGGCATTTTAGATGCAACTTGGGCAGAATTTCCGACCTTAGCCCGGAATCAAATAGCCCTGACTTGGGTTGTTTACGATCCACCAGTGCTAGTAAATACTGGTGGTGCGTTGACTCCCAACGCTTTTTGGGATCATCCAGTTCGTGGTTTCACTTATCGCGGTGTTGAACGAATTTATCCCGCCAGTGTAGTCAAGCTATTTTACCTAGTGGCGGTAAACGAATGGCTAGAAAAAGGGATGACTAACACTTCCAAAGAGTTGGAAAGAGCTTTGCGCGATATGATTGTGGATTCTAGCAATGATGCTACCAGTTTGGTTGTGGATATTTTGAGTGGTACCACATCAGGGCCAGAATTACCAACCGGGCCCTTTGAAACCTGGAAATATCAGCGTAATATTGTTAACCGCTATTACCAATCATTGGGTTGGGAAGAAATGGAGACGATTAACGTCTGTCAAAAAACTTGGGGTGATGGCCCTTATGGACGAGAACGGGCGTTTGCGGGAGAGTTACTGGAAAATCGCAATATGTTAACAACAAATGCGATCGCTAGGTTACTACATAGTATTGTAGGTGGGGTGGCGGTTTCAAGTGGGCGATCGCAAGCAATGATGGCTTTACTCAAACGTAATCTCAACGATTTACCCACTGACACTGAAGAAAATCAGGTGACAGGTTTTTTAGGTAGTGGACTCCCTGAAAATGCTCAAATTTGGTCAAAAGCAGGTTGGACAAGTCAAGTTCGCCATGATGCCGCATATATTGAAATACCAGAACAACGCCCTTACCTCTTAGTGGTATTTACTGAAGGTAAAGCCCAGGCTAAGAGTCGGGATATTTTGCCCTTTGTTTCTAAACTAATTGCCGATGCGATCGCTAGTCTATAA
- a CDS encoding glycosyltransferase family 2 protein, producing the protein MRSGLVDRGLSEENGAISAIVPDVSVVLPIHDEVESLPLLLEAIASTLSSSQINYEIICVDDGSTDGSGDFLKEQAQIRTDLKAVILRRNYGQTAAMAAGFYYAVGKAIVTLDADLQNDPADIPMLLAKLDEGYDLVSGWRQKRQDGAVNRLLPSKIANWLIRYTTSVNIHDYGCSLKAYRAELLADMNLYGELHRFLPALAYIEGARITEVPVRHHARRFGRSKYGIWRTFRVLMDLLTILFMKKFLTRPMHVFGLLGLISMVSGTAIGIYLTFVKLALGEMIGNRPLLILAVLLLVTGVQLFCFGLLAELLMRTYHESQGRPIYRVREVVAKNIK; encoded by the coding sequence ATGAGGAGTGGGTTAGTTGATCGAGGGTTGAGTGAGGAGAATGGGGCGATTTCGGCTATTGTCCCAGATGTTTCGGTGGTGCTACCAATACATGACGAGGTGGAAAGTTTGCCGCTTTTACTAGAAGCGATCGCATCTACTTTATCTTCTAGTCAGATAAATTATGAAATCATTTGTGTGGATGATGGTTCTACAGATGGTTCTGGGGATTTTCTTAAAGAACAGGCGCAAATCCGTACTGATTTAAAGGCGGTGATTTTGCGTCGCAACTACGGACAAACTGCGGCGATGGCTGCTGGATTTTATTATGCAGTCGGTAAAGCGATCGTTACTTTAGATGCTGATCTCCAGAATGATCCGGCTGATATCCCCATGTTATTAGCAAAGCTGGATGAGGGTTATGATTTGGTAAGTGGTTGGCGGCAAAAACGCCAAGATGGGGCTGTAAATCGGTTACTTCCTTCCAAAATTGCCAATTGGCTAATTCGCTATACTACTAGCGTGAATATTCATGACTATGGTTGTTCACTGAAGGCATATCGTGCAGAACTGTTGGCAGATATGAACCTCTACGGAGAATTACACCGATTTTTGCCAGCTTTGGCGTACATCGAAGGAGCTAGAATTACTGAAGTACCCGTGCGCCATCACGCCCGTCGCTTTGGTCGCAGTAAATATGGGATTTGGCGGACATTCCGCGTATTGATGGATTTGTTAACCATCCTGTTTATGAAAAAATTCCTCACCCGCCCAATGCACGTTTTTGGGCTGTTGGGCTTGATATCAATGGTTTCGGGAACTGCGATCGGAATTTACTTAACTTTCGTCAAATTAGCTTTAGGTGAGATGATTGGCAATCGCCCTTTGCTAATTTTAGCAGTTCTCCTACTGGTAACTGGAGTACAGTTATTTTGCTTTGGTCTTTTAGCAGAATTACTCATGCGTACATACCACGAATCCCAAGGACGGCCTATCTATCGCGTGCGAGAGGTAGTAGCAAAAAATATTAAGTAA
- a CDS encoding DUF7219 family protein — protein sequence MTQFNSQDKNSFLYPRSRYYGNFQPETLAFNANLQEFAQKISYITCLETGGKLSPEEAYEQIRGLWKQLKHSKKQLAIGGNKEI from the coding sequence ATGACACAGTTTAATTCGCAAGACAAAAATAGCTTTCTTTACCCTCGTAGCCGATATTATGGTAATTTCCAGCCAGAAACCTTAGCATTTAATGCCAACCTCCAAGAATTTGCCCAAAAAATTAGTTACATCACTTGCCTAGAAACAGGTGGAAAGCTGTCTCCAGAAGAAGCCTACGAGCAAATTAGGGGGCTTTGGAAACAGTTGAAACACAGCAAAAAGCAACTGGCTATTGGTGGAAATAAAGAAATTTAA
- a CDS encoding C40 family peptidase: MSFNLKSKMVRLSETEVQNPKSGEYQCLADLNLYDSPECTRLATQAASGRHLWVTSNHQNLAVEVYLCEDDYPGWVSLSDFDSLQSATVHYQAATFSESEIKKLLAEVIAFTQKAMQQSNYYLWGGTVGPNYDCSGLMQAAFASVGIWLPRDAYQQEGFTQPITIAELTAGDLVFFGTSQKATHVGLYLADGYYIHSSGKDQGRDGIGIDILSEQGDAVSQSYYQQLRGAGRVIKSYEPQRR; this comes from the coding sequence ATGTCCTTTAATCTAAAATCCAAAATGGTTCGACTGAGCGAAACCGAAGTCCAAAATCCAAAATCAGGGGAGTATCAGTGTTTAGCTGACCTGAATTTATATGATTCTCCTGAATGTACGCGTTTAGCAACTCAAGCCGCATCTGGGCGACATTTATGGGTAACATCAAATCATCAAAATTTAGCGGTTGAGGTGTATTTGTGTGAAGATGACTATCCCGGATGGGTATCCCTTTCAGATTTTGATTCATTACAATCTGCTACTGTACATTATCAGGCTGCAACATTTTCTGAATCTGAAATTAAAAAACTGCTAGCGGAGGTTATCGCCTTTACCCAAAAAGCGATGCAACAATCTAATTATTACCTTTGGGGTGGTACGGTTGGGCCAAATTATGACTGTTCTGGGTTGATGCAGGCGGCGTTTGCTTCGGTGGGTATTTGGCTACCTAGAGATGCGTATCAGCAGGAAGGGTTCACTCAGCCAATTACTATTGCAGAATTAACAGCCGGGGATCTGGTATTTTTTGGAACTAGCCAAAAAGCCACCCATGTCGGGCTTTATTTGGCGGATGGTTATTACATTCATAGTTCTGGGAAAGATCAGGGACGGGATGGGATTGGAATTGATATTCTCTCGGAACAGGGAGATGCTGTTAGTCAGTCGTATTATCAGCAGCTGCGAGGTGCTGGTAGAGTTATCAAGAGTTACGAACCACAGAGACGCTGA
- a CDS encoding MFS transporter: MKAFNTFDAELRRNLLILFTAGLLFWSSMSSLLPTLPLYIDDVGASKQEIGIVMGSFAIGLLLSRPMLGRLADERGRKIVLLIGTIVATIAPFGYLATKSIGLLILVRIFHGISVAAFTTGYSALVADLAPSETRGEIIGYMTLATPLGLAIGPALGGYLEATSTYGILFLFCAELGFIALLEIVQVINPPVQTQQQTEGNDVYDGLRLPNFWQILGSPRVKVPTIVMLLVGLSIGAVHTFVSLFLKSTDVDFNGGLFFTASAISSFSIRVFAGKASDRFGRGLFITFGIFCYVLALILLWQAHSVMFFLLAAIAEGAGGGTLISMMVTMMADRSIPQERGQVFAICIAGLDMGIAIAAPILGIIAERVGYRDMFGYGAAITSIALVLFLTQSSKNLSNSLRFALGLAPDDYALKNLKLRSEEL; this comes from the coding sequence TTGAAAGCATTTAATACCTTTGACGCCGAACTGCGGCGCAACCTGCTAATTTTATTTACGGCAGGTTTATTATTCTGGTCAAGCATGTCTTCGCTCTTACCAACCCTACCACTTTACATCGATGATGTGGGCGCAAGTAAGCAAGAAATTGGGATTGTGATGGGCAGTTTCGCCATTGGCTTATTGCTATCTCGCCCGATGCTAGGACGGTTAGCCGATGAACGTGGTCGAAAAATTGTCTTGTTGATTGGTACGATAGTAGCTACGATCGCACCCTTCGGTTACTTGGCAACCAAATCAATTGGGCTATTAATCCTGGTGCGGATTTTTCACGGCATTAGTGTTGCCGCTTTTACCACTGGCTACAGTGCCTTAGTCGCAGATTTAGCTCCCAGTGAAACTCGTGGCGAAATCATTGGTTACATGACCTTAGCAACTCCCCTTGGTTTAGCAATTGGCCCTGCCTTGGGTGGATATTTGGAAGCTACAAGTACTTACGGGATATTATTTCTCTTCTGTGCCGAATTGGGTTTTATCGCTCTCTTGGAGATTGTACAAGTCATCAATCCGCCAGTGCAGACACAACAGCAAACAGAGGGAAATGATGTCTACGACGGGCTACGCCTACCTAACTTTTGGCAAATTTTGGGCAGTCCACGGGTAAAAGTTCCAACGATAGTTATGTTGTTGGTTGGTTTATCTATCGGTGCTGTACATACCTTTGTGTCGTTATTCCTCAAATCCACTGATGTGGACTTCAATGGCGGACTGTTTTTTACAGCTTCGGCAATTTCTAGTTTTAGTATCAGAGTATTTGCAGGTAAGGCGAGCGATCGCTTTGGTCGTGGTTTGTTTATCACCTTTGGTATTTTTTGCTACGTTTTAGCCTTAATACTGCTGTGGCAGGCTCACAGCGTGATGTTTTTCTTACTAGCTGCGATCGCTGAAGGTGCTGGTGGTGGTACACTCATCTCGATGATGGTCACGATGATGGCAGATCGGTCAATACCGCAAGAACGGGGGCAAGTTTTTGCTATATGTATAGCTGGGCTTGATATGGGAATTGCGATCGCTGCTCCGATTCTGGGTATCATCGCCGAACGGGTAGGCTACCGCGATATGTTTGGCTACGGTGCTGCGATCACTTCTATTGCACTTGTCCTTTTCCTCACCCAGTCGAGCAAAAACCTATCCAACTCCCTGCGCTTTGCACTAGGTCTAGCTCCAGATGACTACGCCTTGAAAAACTTAAAACTTAGGAGCGAGGAACTTTAA